The Malus sylvestris chromosome 12, drMalSylv7.2, whole genome shotgun sequence genome contains a region encoding:
- the LOC126593500 gene encoding heat stress transcription factor A-3-like isoform X1 — protein MDPKDESHPKSPPTSAGFDPESIGLSAFRSEMSEPLMGSQSIPSSTSPLMEFEAFCSVNPLGAFDFTERVSIPTSSMGGGDAEDVVAPPRPLECLQGTPVPPFLSKTFDLVEDPSLDPIISWGSSGGSFVVWDPLEFSRLILPRNFKHNNFSSFVRQLNTYGFRKVDPDKWEFANEAFQRGQRHLLKRIQRRKSPQSLQIGASAEEGKSGVEGEIETLQKERSVLMQELVELQQQHRGTVNHMKVVNQRLQSAEQRQKQMFSFLAKMLQNPAFIARLQIKTRQEDIGPSRVRRKFVKHQQHELGKSDSTALDSNPVPFEQSPDDLSQVMTGKLGLGSVSTPFKFADPALDELAATQGFLKTPEQEGEGASSMATEDPFFKGKSVLSPQQEANPERYVSFQEDLANERTFPELFSPGMESMIKQEDIWSMGFAVSAGMSSSSHELWGNPVNYDVPEMGVTGGLLDVWDIGPLQEAGGSGIDKWPAHDSAFDEPESSAGQPKEDASETTDP, from the exons ATGGACCCAAAAGACGAGAGCCACCCAAAGTCTCCACCAACTTCAGCTGGATTCGACCCGGAATCAATTGGGTTATCGGCATTTCGATCGGAAATGTCGGAACCGTTAATGGGTTCTCAGTCGATTCCTTCGTCCACTTCTCCTCTGATGGAATTCGAAGCCTTCTGTTCTGTAAATCCATTGGGTGCTTTCGACTTCACTGAAAGAGTTTCAATTCCGACATCGTCTATGGGCGGCGGTGATGCGGAGGACGTGGTTGCTCCGCCGCGGCCTCTGGAATGTCTGCAGGGCACTCCGGTGCCTCCGTTTCTGTCCAAGACTTTCGATTTGGTAGAGGACCCGTCGCTCGATCCGATCATATCGTGGGGCTCCAGCGGCGGCAGCTTCGTGGTATGGGACCCATTGGAGTTTTCCAGGCTCATCTTGCCGAGGAACTTCAAGCACAACAATTTCTCAAGTTTTGTGCGACAGCTTAATACTTAT GGGTTTCGCAAGGTTGATCCAGATAAGTGGGAGTTTGCGAATGAAGCTTTTCAGAGGGGCCAAAGACATTTGTTGAAGAGGATCCAGAGACGCAAGTCACCTCAGTCTCTCCAAATCGGGGCTTCTGCGGAAGAAGGAAAATCTGGAGTGGAAGGTGAGATAGAGACGTTGCAGAAGGAGAGGAGTGTGTTAATGCAGGAGTTGGTTGAATTGCAGCAGCAGCACCGGGGCACAGTTAACCATATGAAGGTAGTGAATCAGAGGCTTCAGTCAGCAGAGCAGAGACAGAAGCAGATGTTTTCTTTCTTGGCCAAGATGCTTCAGAACCCGGCATTCATAGCCCGACTTCAAATAAAAACTAGACAGGAAGATATAGGCCCTTCAAGGGTGAGGCGGAAATTTGTTAAGCATCAGCAGCATGAACTCGGTAAATCAGATTCCACAGCCCTGGATTCGAATCCAGTTCCTTTTGAACAATCTCCTGATGATCTTTCACAAGTTATGACAGGAAAACTGGGTTTAGGTTCAGTAAGCACGCCATTCAAATTTGCGGATCCTGCACTAGATGAATTAGCAGCAACACAAGGATTTCTCAAAACACCAGAGCAAGAGGGTGAAGGGGCATCAAGCATGGCAACCGAAGATCCTTTTTTCAAAGGGAAGAGTGTTCTGAGCCCACAACAAGAGGCTAATCCCGAGCGTTATGTCTCTTTCCAGGAGGATTTGGCTAACGAAAGGACTTTTCCGGAACTCTTTTCTCCAGGGATGGAGAGCATGATCAAACAAGAAGACATATGGAGCATGGGTTTCGCTGTCAGTGCTGGTATGTCAAGTTCTAGCCATGAGTTATGGGGTAATCCGGTCAACTATGATGTGCCAGAGATGGGAGTCACGGGCGGTTTGTTAGATGTCTGGGATATCGGTCCCCTGCAAGAAGCAGGAGGCTCAGGCATTGATAAGTGGCCAGCCCATGATTCTGCATTTGATGAGCCCGAGAGTTCAGCTGGCCAGCCGAAAGAAGATGCATCTGAAACTACTGATCCATAG
- the LOC126593500 gene encoding heat stress transcription factor A-3-like isoform X5, whose translation MDPKDESHPKSPPTSAGFDPESIGLSAFRSEMSEPLMGSQSIPSSTSPLMEFEAFCSVNPLGAFDFTERVSIPTSSMGGGDAEDVVAPPRPLECLQGTPVPPFLSKTFDLVEDPSLDPIISWGSSGGSFVVWDPLEFSRLILPRNFKHNNFSSFVRQLNTYGFRKVDPDKWEFANEAFQRGQRHLLKRIQRRKSPQSLQIGASAEEGKSGVEGEIETLQKERSVLMQELVELQQQHRGTVNHMKVVNQRLQSAEQRQKQMFSFLAKMLQNPAFIARLQIKTRRKFVKHQQHELGKSDSTALDSNPVPFEQSPDDLSQVMTGKLGLGSVSTPFKFADPALDELAATQGFLKTPEQEGEGASSMATEDPFFKGKSVLSPQQEANPERYVSFQEDLANERTFPELFSPGMESMIKQEDIWSMGFAVSAGPYPLEAQLASVGETWHEYRIAHSSSWKSRKNCFKF comes from the exons ATGGACCCAAAAGACGAGAGCCACCCAAAGTCTCCACCAACTTCAGCTGGATTCGACCCGGAATCAATTGGGTTATCGGCATTTCGATCGGAAATGTCGGAACCGTTAATGGGTTCTCAGTCGATTCCTTCGTCCACTTCTCCTCTGATGGAATTCGAAGCCTTCTGTTCTGTAAATCCATTGGGTGCTTTCGACTTCACTGAAAGAGTTTCAATTCCGACATCGTCTATGGGCGGCGGTGATGCGGAGGACGTGGTTGCTCCGCCGCGGCCTCTGGAATGTCTGCAGGGCACTCCGGTGCCTCCGTTTCTGTCCAAGACTTTCGATTTGGTAGAGGACCCGTCGCTCGATCCGATCATATCGTGGGGCTCCAGCGGCGGCAGCTTCGTGGTATGGGACCCATTGGAGTTTTCCAGGCTCATCTTGCCGAGGAACTTCAAGCACAACAATTTCTCAAGTTTTGTGCGACAGCTTAATACTTAT GGGTTTCGCAAGGTTGATCCAGATAAGTGGGAGTTTGCGAATGAAGCTTTTCAGAGGGGCCAAAGACATTTGTTGAAGAGGATCCAGAGACGCAAGTCACCTCAGTCTCTCCAAATCGGGGCTTCTGCGGAAGAAGGAAAATCTGGAGTGGAAGGTGAGATAGAGACGTTGCAGAAGGAGAGGAGTGTGTTAATGCAGGAGTTGGTTGAATTGCAGCAGCAGCACCGGGGCACAGTTAACCATATGAAGGTAGTGAATCAGAGGCTTCAGTCAGCAGAGCAGAGACAGAAGCAGATGTTTTCTTTCTTGGCCAAGATGCTTCAGAACCCGGCATTCATAGCCCGACTTCAAATAAAAACT AGGCGGAAATTTGTTAAGCATCAGCAGCATGAACTCGGTAAATCAGATTCCACAGCCCTGGATTCGAATCCAGTTCCTTTTGAACAATCTCCTGATGATCTTTCACAAGTTATGACAGGAAAACTGGGTTTAGGTTCAGTAAGCACGCCATTCAAATTTGCGGATCCTGCACTAGATGAATTAGCAGCAACACAAGGATTTCTCAAAACACCAGAGCAAGAGGGTGAAGGGGCATCAAGCATGGCAACCGAAGATCCTTTTTTCAAAGGGAAGAGTGTTCTGAGCCCACAACAAGAGGCTAATCCCGAGCGTTATGTCTCTTTCCAGGAGGATTTGGCTAACGAAAGGACTTTTCCGGAACTCTTTTCTCCAGGGATGGAGAGCATGATCAAACAAGAAGACATATGGAGCATGGGTTTCGCTGTCAGTGCTG GTCCTTATCCTCTCGAAGCGCAGCTCGCTTCTGTCGGAGAAACGTGGCATGAGTATCGGATTGCCCATTCGAGCTCGTGGAAGTCCAGAAAGaactgttttaagttttaa
- the LOC126593500 gene encoding heat stress transcription factor A-3-like isoform X3: MDPKDESHPKSPPTSAGFDPESIGLSAFRSEMSEPLMGSQSIPSSTSPLMEFEAFCSVNPLGAFDFTERVSIPTSSMGGGDAEDVVAPPRPLECLQGTPVPPFLSKTFDLVEDPSLDPIISWGSSGGSFVVWDPLEFSRLILPRNFKHNNFSSFVRQLNTYGFRKVDPDKWEFANEAFQRGQRHLLKRIQRRKSPQSLQIGASAEEGKSGVEGEIETLQKERSVLMQELVELQQQHRGTVNHMKVVNQRLQSAEQRQKQMFSFLAKMLQNPAFIARLQIKTRRKFVKHQQHELVMTGKLGLGSVSTPFKFADPALDELAATQGFLKTPEQEGEGASSMATEDPFFKGKSVLSPQQEANPERYVSFQEDLANERTFPELFSPGMESMIKQEDIWSMGFAVSAGMSSSSHELWGNPVNYDVPEMGVTGGLLDVWDIGPLQEAGGSGIDKWPAHDSAFDEPESSAGQPKEDASETTDP; encoded by the exons ATGGACCCAAAAGACGAGAGCCACCCAAAGTCTCCACCAACTTCAGCTGGATTCGACCCGGAATCAATTGGGTTATCGGCATTTCGATCGGAAATGTCGGAACCGTTAATGGGTTCTCAGTCGATTCCTTCGTCCACTTCTCCTCTGATGGAATTCGAAGCCTTCTGTTCTGTAAATCCATTGGGTGCTTTCGACTTCACTGAAAGAGTTTCAATTCCGACATCGTCTATGGGCGGCGGTGATGCGGAGGACGTGGTTGCTCCGCCGCGGCCTCTGGAATGTCTGCAGGGCACTCCGGTGCCTCCGTTTCTGTCCAAGACTTTCGATTTGGTAGAGGACCCGTCGCTCGATCCGATCATATCGTGGGGCTCCAGCGGCGGCAGCTTCGTGGTATGGGACCCATTGGAGTTTTCCAGGCTCATCTTGCCGAGGAACTTCAAGCACAACAATTTCTCAAGTTTTGTGCGACAGCTTAATACTTAT GGGTTTCGCAAGGTTGATCCAGATAAGTGGGAGTTTGCGAATGAAGCTTTTCAGAGGGGCCAAAGACATTTGTTGAAGAGGATCCAGAGACGCAAGTCACCTCAGTCTCTCCAAATCGGGGCTTCTGCGGAAGAAGGAAAATCTGGAGTGGAAGGTGAGATAGAGACGTTGCAGAAGGAGAGGAGTGTGTTAATGCAGGAGTTGGTTGAATTGCAGCAGCAGCACCGGGGCACAGTTAACCATATGAAGGTAGTGAATCAGAGGCTTCAGTCAGCAGAGCAGAGACAGAAGCAGATGTTTTCTTTCTTGGCCAAGATGCTTCAGAACCCGGCATTCATAGCCCGACTTCAAATAAAAACT AGGCGGAAATTTGTTAAGCATCAGCAGCATGAACTCG TTATGACAGGAAAACTGGGTTTAGGTTCAGTAAGCACGCCATTCAAATTTGCGGATCCTGCACTAGATGAATTAGCAGCAACACAAGGATTTCTCAAAACACCAGAGCAAGAGGGTGAAGGGGCATCAAGCATGGCAACCGAAGATCCTTTTTTCAAAGGGAAGAGTGTTCTGAGCCCACAACAAGAGGCTAATCCCGAGCGTTATGTCTCTTTCCAGGAGGATTTGGCTAACGAAAGGACTTTTCCGGAACTCTTTTCTCCAGGGATGGAGAGCATGATCAAACAAGAAGACATATGGAGCATGGGTTTCGCTGTCAGTGCTGGTATGTCAAGTTCTAGCCATGAGTTATGGGGTAATCCGGTCAACTATGATGTGCCAGAGATGGGAGTCACGGGCGGTTTGTTAGATGTCTGGGATATCGGTCCCCTGCAAGAAGCAGGAGGCTCAGGCATTGATAAGTGGCCAGCCCATGATTCTGCATTTGATGAGCCCGAGAGTTCAGCTGGCCAGCCGAAAGAAGATGCATCTGAAACTACTGATCCATAG
- the LOC126593500 gene encoding heat stress transcription factor A-3-like isoform X4, with translation MDPKDESHPKSPPTSAGFDPESIGLSAFRSEMSEPLMGSQSIPSSTSPLMEFEAFCSVNPLGAFDFTERVSIPTSSMGGGDAEDVVAPPRPLECLQGTPVPPFLSKTFDLVEDPSLDPIISWGSSGGSFVVWDPLEFSRLILPRNFKHNNFSSFVRQLNTYGFRKVDPDKWEFANEAFQRGQRHLLKRIQRRKSPQSLQIGASAEEGKSGVEGEIETLQKERSVLMQELVELQQQHRGTVNHMKVVNQRLQSAEQRQKQMFSFLAKMLQNPAFIARLQIKTRRKFVKHQQHELGKLGLGSVSTPFKFADPALDELAATQGFLKTPEQEGEGASSMATEDPFFKGKSVLSPQQEANPERYVSFQEDLANERTFPELFSPGMESMIKQEDIWSMGFAVSAGMSSSSHELWGNPVNYDVPEMGVTGGLLDVWDIGPLQEAGGSGIDKWPAHDSAFDEPESSAGQPKEDASETTDP, from the exons ATGGACCCAAAAGACGAGAGCCACCCAAAGTCTCCACCAACTTCAGCTGGATTCGACCCGGAATCAATTGGGTTATCGGCATTTCGATCGGAAATGTCGGAACCGTTAATGGGTTCTCAGTCGATTCCTTCGTCCACTTCTCCTCTGATGGAATTCGAAGCCTTCTGTTCTGTAAATCCATTGGGTGCTTTCGACTTCACTGAAAGAGTTTCAATTCCGACATCGTCTATGGGCGGCGGTGATGCGGAGGACGTGGTTGCTCCGCCGCGGCCTCTGGAATGTCTGCAGGGCACTCCGGTGCCTCCGTTTCTGTCCAAGACTTTCGATTTGGTAGAGGACCCGTCGCTCGATCCGATCATATCGTGGGGCTCCAGCGGCGGCAGCTTCGTGGTATGGGACCCATTGGAGTTTTCCAGGCTCATCTTGCCGAGGAACTTCAAGCACAACAATTTCTCAAGTTTTGTGCGACAGCTTAATACTTAT GGGTTTCGCAAGGTTGATCCAGATAAGTGGGAGTTTGCGAATGAAGCTTTTCAGAGGGGCCAAAGACATTTGTTGAAGAGGATCCAGAGACGCAAGTCACCTCAGTCTCTCCAAATCGGGGCTTCTGCGGAAGAAGGAAAATCTGGAGTGGAAGGTGAGATAGAGACGTTGCAGAAGGAGAGGAGTGTGTTAATGCAGGAGTTGGTTGAATTGCAGCAGCAGCACCGGGGCACAGTTAACCATATGAAGGTAGTGAATCAGAGGCTTCAGTCAGCAGAGCAGAGACAGAAGCAGATGTTTTCTTTCTTGGCCAAGATGCTTCAGAACCCGGCATTCATAGCCCGACTTCAAATAAAAACT AGGCGGAAATTTGTTAAGCATCAGCAGCATGAACTCG GAAAACTGGGTTTAGGTTCAGTAAGCACGCCATTCAAATTTGCGGATCCTGCACTAGATGAATTAGCAGCAACACAAGGATTTCTCAAAACACCAGAGCAAGAGGGTGAAGGGGCATCAAGCATGGCAACCGAAGATCCTTTTTTCAAAGGGAAGAGTGTTCTGAGCCCACAACAAGAGGCTAATCCCGAGCGTTATGTCTCTTTCCAGGAGGATTTGGCTAACGAAAGGACTTTTCCGGAACTCTTTTCTCCAGGGATGGAGAGCATGATCAAACAAGAAGACATATGGAGCATGGGTTTCGCTGTCAGTGCTGGTATGTCAAGTTCTAGCCATGAGTTATGGGGTAATCCGGTCAACTATGATGTGCCAGAGATGGGAGTCACGGGCGGTTTGTTAGATGTCTGGGATATCGGTCCCCTGCAAGAAGCAGGAGGCTCAGGCATTGATAAGTGGCCAGCCCATGATTCTGCATTTGATGAGCCCGAGAGTTCAGCTGGCCAGCCGAAAGAAGATGCATCTGAAACTACTGATCCATAG
- the LOC126593500 gene encoding heat stress transcription factor A-3-like isoform X2: MDPKDESHPKSPPTSAGFDPESIGLSAFRSEMSEPLMGSQSIPSSTSPLMEFEAFCSVNPLGAFDFTERVSIPTSSMGGGDAEDVVAPPRPLECLQGTPVPPFLSKTFDLVEDPSLDPIISWGSSGGSFVVWDPLEFSRLILPRNFKHNNFSSFVRQLNTYGFRKVDPDKWEFANEAFQRGQRHLLKRIQRRKSPQSLQIGASAEEGKSGVEGEIETLQKERSVLMQELVELQQQHRGTVNHMKVVNQRLQSAEQRQKQMFSFLAKMLQNPAFIARLQIKTRRKFVKHQQHELGKSDSTALDSNPVPFEQSPDDLSQVMTGKLGLGSVSTPFKFADPALDELAATQGFLKTPEQEGEGASSMATEDPFFKGKSVLSPQQEANPERYVSFQEDLANERTFPELFSPGMESMIKQEDIWSMGFAVSAGMSSSSHELWGNPVNYDVPEMGVTGGLLDVWDIGPLQEAGGSGIDKWPAHDSAFDEPESSAGQPKEDASETTDP; the protein is encoded by the exons ATGGACCCAAAAGACGAGAGCCACCCAAAGTCTCCACCAACTTCAGCTGGATTCGACCCGGAATCAATTGGGTTATCGGCATTTCGATCGGAAATGTCGGAACCGTTAATGGGTTCTCAGTCGATTCCTTCGTCCACTTCTCCTCTGATGGAATTCGAAGCCTTCTGTTCTGTAAATCCATTGGGTGCTTTCGACTTCACTGAAAGAGTTTCAATTCCGACATCGTCTATGGGCGGCGGTGATGCGGAGGACGTGGTTGCTCCGCCGCGGCCTCTGGAATGTCTGCAGGGCACTCCGGTGCCTCCGTTTCTGTCCAAGACTTTCGATTTGGTAGAGGACCCGTCGCTCGATCCGATCATATCGTGGGGCTCCAGCGGCGGCAGCTTCGTGGTATGGGACCCATTGGAGTTTTCCAGGCTCATCTTGCCGAGGAACTTCAAGCACAACAATTTCTCAAGTTTTGTGCGACAGCTTAATACTTAT GGGTTTCGCAAGGTTGATCCAGATAAGTGGGAGTTTGCGAATGAAGCTTTTCAGAGGGGCCAAAGACATTTGTTGAAGAGGATCCAGAGACGCAAGTCACCTCAGTCTCTCCAAATCGGGGCTTCTGCGGAAGAAGGAAAATCTGGAGTGGAAGGTGAGATAGAGACGTTGCAGAAGGAGAGGAGTGTGTTAATGCAGGAGTTGGTTGAATTGCAGCAGCAGCACCGGGGCACAGTTAACCATATGAAGGTAGTGAATCAGAGGCTTCAGTCAGCAGAGCAGAGACAGAAGCAGATGTTTTCTTTCTTGGCCAAGATGCTTCAGAACCCGGCATTCATAGCCCGACTTCAAATAAAAACT AGGCGGAAATTTGTTAAGCATCAGCAGCATGAACTCGGTAAATCAGATTCCACAGCCCTGGATTCGAATCCAGTTCCTTTTGAACAATCTCCTGATGATCTTTCACAAGTTATGACAGGAAAACTGGGTTTAGGTTCAGTAAGCACGCCATTCAAATTTGCGGATCCTGCACTAGATGAATTAGCAGCAACACAAGGATTTCTCAAAACACCAGAGCAAGAGGGTGAAGGGGCATCAAGCATGGCAACCGAAGATCCTTTTTTCAAAGGGAAGAGTGTTCTGAGCCCACAACAAGAGGCTAATCCCGAGCGTTATGTCTCTTTCCAGGAGGATTTGGCTAACGAAAGGACTTTTCCGGAACTCTTTTCTCCAGGGATGGAGAGCATGATCAAACAAGAAGACATATGGAGCATGGGTTTCGCTGTCAGTGCTGGTATGTCAAGTTCTAGCCATGAGTTATGGGGTAATCCGGTCAACTATGATGTGCCAGAGATGGGAGTCACGGGCGGTTTGTTAGATGTCTGGGATATCGGTCCCCTGCAAGAAGCAGGAGGCTCAGGCATTGATAAGTGGCCAGCCCATGATTCTGCATTTGATGAGCCCGAGAGTTCAGCTGGCCAGCCGAAAGAAGATGCATCTGAAACTACTGATCCATAG
- the LOC126593506 gene encoding ribosome production factor 2 homolog yields MLQPQKGRATREPEGSQPTSLQVRTPKTGKARRELEKRAPKIVETGKKTLILHGRKTSNVVNSVLSDLYHLKKDSAVKFSRRNEDISPFESGGDTSLEFFSHKTDCSIFVFGSHSKKRPDNLVIGRTYDHHIYDLIEVGVENYKPLESFTYDKKLAPRVGTKPFVCFIGEGFESAGELQHLKEVLLDLLRGEVVEKLNLAGLDRVYVCTAISPKKVVLTQCALRLKKSGTVVPRMELVEVGPSMDLVVRRHRLPNESLRKEAMREGKNQPKKDKNIKQDLLRGKVGKINIPDQKIGDTVYYHTKVGDAFVPSKTKGVKRERREARMKHEGNERAPKVQDMLEPKKTKKLKRERRDPTTTEDAE; encoded by the exons ATGTTGCAACCCCAGAAAGGAAGGGCCACAAGAGAGCCAGAGGGTTCGCAGCCAACGTCGTTGCAAGTGAGAACTCCCAAGACTGGAAAGGCCAGAAGAGAGCTAGAGAAACGTGCCCCCAAGATC GTTGAGACCGGGAAGAAGACGTTGATTCTTCACGGTAGGAAGACGAGCAATGTGGTTAACTCTGTGTTATCGGACCTTTACCATTTGAAGAAGGACAGTGCTGTGAAATTCAGCCGCAGGAATGAAGATATTAGCCCTTTTGAAAGTGGGGGTGATACTTCCCTTGAGTTCTTCTCTCATAAAACCGATTGCAGCATTTTCGTC TTTGGCTCTCACTCAAAGAAGCGGCCTGACAATCTTGTCATAGGGAGAACTTATGATCAccatatatatgatctcatagAGGTTGGGGTTGAAAACTATAAACCATTGGAATCATTTACATATGACAAGAAACTAGCACCACGTGTGGGCACGAAACCTTTCGTTTGCTTTATTGGAGAAGGATTTGAAAGCGCAGGAGAACTGCAACATTTGAAGGAAGTTTTGCTTGATCTGTTGCGAGGAGAG GTTGTAGAGAAATTAAATCTTGCCGGTTTAGACCGTGTATATGTATGTACAGCTATATCTCCTAAGAAAGTGGTTCTTACTCAGTGTGCACTGCGACTGAAAAAATCTGGCACTGTAGTTCCACGGATGGAACTAGTTGAAGTTGGCCCCTCCATGGATTTAGTAGTTCGTCGGCATCGTCTTCCTAATGAAAGCCTAAGGAAAGAAGCAATGAGAGAAGGCAAAAATCAGCCCAAGAAG GACAAGAATATTAAACAGGACCTACTGCGGGGCAAGGTTGGGAAAATCAACATCCCGGATCAAAAG ATTGGAGATACGGTGTATTATCACACAAAGGTTGGTGATGCATTTGTGCCTAGCAAAACAAAGGGAGTTAAAAGGGAGCGCCGTGAAGCTAGAATGAAACACGAAGGTAACGAGCGTGCACCAAAGGTTCAAGACATGCTTGAgcccaagaaaacaaaaaaacttaaaaggGAGCGCCGTGATCCTACGACTACTGAGGATGCCGAGTGA